In Paroedura picta isolate Pp20150507F chromosome 6, Ppicta_v3.0, whole genome shotgun sequence, one genomic interval encodes:
- the LOC143839786 gene encoding uncharacterized protein LOC143839786 isoform X1 translates to MLKMDFGSSFLLPRMLVILAIIDGRACAEIERLNGITGSKIAFPLELQNQSHFSVVINGMNDLADCFRNGGQNMSLGNGFQDLENVAQSDEGMYHFFSQNENKTFFLRVFEPLPTIHIHCLPGGKAELSCEVGGLSGEVYWTLNGSHLNDSDICVKEGGSKIVLEKKVTGMLTCHRRNSPLNFSTELLCDDGDLLKHPLFLIILAASGGAAILLAIIASLITCCCMKTKHNFIPVPTEDEKEEGITLSAISSEGPKSSPNGDHCEAADALADSTTNPGPGSSKIKAEMDPNSKVKPETEPGPQKESEAMTEFREVMVDPLPPEAVGDCFPETVDA, encoded by the exons ATGCTTAAAATGGACTTCGGTTCTTCTTTTCTCTTGCCACGCATGCTGGTGATTCTGGCCATTATTGATG GCAGGGCTTGTGCTGAAATAGAACGGCTCAATGGAATCACTGGCagcaaaattgccttccctttggaaCTTCAGAATCAAAGCCATTTCTCAGTAGTCATAAATGGAATGAACGATTTGGCTGACTGTTTCAGAAACGGTGGCCAGAACATGTCGCTGGGAAATGGGTTCCAGGATTTGGAAAACGTAGCACAGAGTGATGAAGGGATGTATCATTTTTTCTCTCAAAATGAGAACAAAACTTTCTTCCTGAGAGTATTTG AGCCACTGCCGACTATCCATATTCACTGCCTTCCTGGAGGAAAAGCAGAGTTGTCCTGTGAAGTGGGGGGTCTCTCAGGTGAAGTTTATTGGACCCTGAATGGGAGCCACCTGAATGATTCAGACATTTGTGTAAAGGAAGGTGGCAGCAAGattgttttggaaaaaaaagtAACTGGGATGCTGACCTGTCACAGAAGAAACTCTCCTCTTAACTtctccacagagctgttgtgtGATGATG GGGATCTTCTGAAACACCCACTGTTCCTCATCATTCTGGCAGCCTCTGGAGGGGCTGCAATCCTTTTGGCCATTATTGCCTCCCTGATCACGTGTTGCTGCATGAAAACCAAACACAACTTCATTCCGGTGCCCACAG AAGATGAAAAAGAGGAGGGGATCACCCTCTCGGCCATTTCCAGTGAAGGACCAAAGAGTTCCCCTAATGGAGACCACTGTGAAGCTGCAGATGCCCTTGCTGACAGCACCACCAATCCAG GTCCTGGGAGTTCCAAAATCAAGGCTGAAATGGATCCGAATTCGAAGGTGAAGCCTGAAACAGAACCAGGACCCCAAAAAGAGTCAGAGGCTATGACAGAGTTCCGTGAGGTCATGGTTGACCCTCTTCCTCCAGAAGCTGTGGGGGACTGTTTCCCGGAGACTGTTGATGCTTGA
- the LOC143839786 gene encoding uncharacterized protein LOC143839786 isoform X2, with the protein MLKMDFGSSFLLPRMLVILAIIDGRACAEIERLNGITGSKIAFPLELQNQSHFSVVINGMNDLADCFRNGGQNMSLGNGFQDLENVAQSDEGMYHFFSQNENKTFFLRVFEPLPTIHIHCLPGGKAELSCEVGGLSGEVYWTLNGSHLNDSDICVKEGGSKIVLEKKVTGMLTCHRRNSPLNFSTELLCDDEDEKEEGITLSAISSEGPKSSPNGDHCEAADALADSTTNPGPGSSKIKAEMDPNSKVKPETEPGPQKESEAMTEFREVMVDPLPPEAVGDCFPETVDA; encoded by the exons ATGCTTAAAATGGACTTCGGTTCTTCTTTTCTCTTGCCACGCATGCTGGTGATTCTGGCCATTATTGATG GCAGGGCTTGTGCTGAAATAGAACGGCTCAATGGAATCACTGGCagcaaaattgccttccctttggaaCTTCAGAATCAAAGCCATTTCTCAGTAGTCATAAATGGAATGAACGATTTGGCTGACTGTTTCAGAAACGGTGGCCAGAACATGTCGCTGGGAAATGGGTTCCAGGATTTGGAAAACGTAGCACAGAGTGATGAAGGGATGTATCATTTTTTCTCTCAAAATGAGAACAAAACTTTCTTCCTGAGAGTATTTG AGCCACTGCCGACTATCCATATTCACTGCCTTCCTGGAGGAAAAGCAGAGTTGTCCTGTGAAGTGGGGGGTCTCTCAGGTGAAGTTTATTGGACCCTGAATGGGAGCCACCTGAATGATTCAGACATTTGTGTAAAGGAAGGTGGCAGCAAGattgttttggaaaaaaaagtAACTGGGATGCTGACCTGTCACAGAAGAAACTCTCCTCTTAACTtctccacagagctgttgtgtGATGATG AAGATGAAAAAGAGGAGGGGATCACCCTCTCGGCCATTTCCAGTGAAGGACCAAAGAGTTCCCCTAATGGAGACCACTGTGAAGCTGCAGATGCCCTTGCTGACAGCACCACCAATCCAG GTCCTGGGAGTTCCAAAATCAAGGCTGAAATGGATCCGAATTCGAAGGTGAAGCCTGAAACAGAACCAGGACCCCAAAAAGAGTCAGAGGCTATGACAGAGTTCCGTGAGGTCATGGTTGACCCTCTTCCTCCAGAAGCTGTGGGGGACTGTTTCCCGGAGACTGTTGATGCTTGA